The Tursiops truncatus isolate mTurTru1 chromosome X, mTurTru1.mat.Y, whole genome shotgun sequence DNA segment AGTGGCCTTGGGCCACCCCCTGGGACGGGGTGTGAGGCCAGCCTGGGCACTGATTCCAGGGCTGCTGTGCGAGTGCGGTCCGCCCCCAGCCCCACAAGCTTCTTGCACCAGGGCGGCCTCCACACTGCCTTGTACAACTACGTCTTTGCCAAGAAGCACCTGAGGCTGGAGGACATGGATCAGACCTGCCTTGTGCTTGGGGAAGCAGAGAATATTGAGGACATGCTGGAGTGGGCAGGCGTCCCCCCTGACAAGAGCCCCCGCCGGGGAGGTCCTGCAGGGCCCTACCTGGAATCTCAGCGACTTGCGCTCTACACGCATGCTACCGAAGCTCTGCTGAAGAGGGAGGCCCTGAGGAACCATCAGACTCGCCAGTATGGCAATCGGTGCCGGAGCCTGAGCCAGGCGCAGGTGGCCCAGAAGCTGGCCAAAGACCCCAAGCATGCCAGCCACTTCCGCCCAGAGGGGAGACACCAGCCTTCCAGGACTTGGTGTATGGCTGGAATCCGCAAAGGTGGCCAGCATGGAGGGGGACCCGGTCATCCTGAAGAGTGATGGCTTCCCCACGTACCACATGGCCTGCGTGGTGATCGACCACCACACGGGCATCAGCCACTTGCTGCGGGGCTCCGAGTGGCTGGTCTCCACCTCTAAGCACCTGCTCCTCtaccaggccctgggctggcagCCCCCGCGCTTTGCCCACCTGCCCCTGCTTCTCAACAGGGGTGGCAGCACGCTGTCCAAGAGACAAGGGGACATTCGCTGCCGGCGGCTTCCTGCCGATGCCCTGCTTGACATCATCACCAACTGCGGCTCAGGGTTTGCAGAGAACCAGATGGGGAGGATCTTGCCAGAGCTGATCACACAGTTTAACCTGACCCGGATCACCTGCCACTCAGCCCTGCTGGACCCAGAAAAGCTCCCAGAATTCAACAGGCTGCACCTCCGCCAGCTGGTGAGCGATGAGACCCAGAGACGCCAGCTGGTGGGGAAGCTGCAGGCCCTCGCGGAAGAGGCTTTTGGGAGCCAGCTGCAAGACAGTCGTGTGCTGGACGCAGCCTACATGGAGAGGATCATCCTGCTGGGACAGGGGCACATTTGCCGCCTGCAGGATTCGGTCTCCCCAGCGCACTCCTACCCGTGGACTCGCCCTGCTGTGGGTCGAGCGCAGCTGGGTGTCATCTCAGAGAGGGTGGACGTCATTGCCAAGCATGTGCCGGGGCCTTTAGAAGGATCCGGTGGGAACTTAACTCAGGACATGCTGAACGGAGAACTGGAGAAGCTGCCAGAAAGTCTGGAAGGCACCAAACACAGTAACGCCATGAAGCTCCAAAGGAAGTGCGGGAACGAATACAGAAGGTGCTTTCCAGGTGGAGAGAAGGTGTGCAGGACAGCGGAGGTGGCTGTGGGAACCGTAGTTGCGGGACCTGCCCTCAGACAGGGGGAACAGGGGGCCTGGACCCCGTCGGAAGCTCGTGGAAGGAACCAAGAGTGGGCGCAGAGCCTCTGGGTGCACAGGTGCATTTATGGTGCCACGCCAGGCATGTCCTAATCAGTTGGCCAGCGTCGGCCAGCCACCTCTCACCTCCCTGACTCTGGAAAGGAAGGCCTCATATGTGGTTCTGACACCACAGTACACAGCAGAGGTTAGGAGCTGGTTCACAGAACAGTCACAGCTCATGTTttagtctgctcgggctgccacaacaaaacaccacagactggtggcttaaacagcaggaaatgattttctcagagttctggaagcTGGCAGTCCAAGACCAAGGTATCGGCAGATTTCGTTTCTCCTGAGGGCTCTCTCCTCGGCTTGCAGACGGCTGTCCTTTTGCTCTCTCCTCACATGGTATTCCCTCTGTACGTGCCCTCGGTATCTCTCTGTTTGTCCAAACGCCCTCTTCTTAAGAGGACACCAGTGTTCTTAAGTGGACACAGGTGATATTGGGGACAtttctgctttctgtttgtcTGCTCCACTAGTTGGCCACCACAACCAAGATGAAGAAAAGTTCGTCATTACTGGTTGTATGAATATCTCCAGATACTTACTCTCAGAGTCTGTTGGTATGGGAGTTTCTCATTCTTCAATTTATTACCCTCTTAGCAGCAGCTCTAGCTACAAGGGCCTTCATTATATCCTAATTGCCAGTGCCAATCCccttattttttatgttaaaaatccaTTTGTAAATACATTTCAGCAGCCCTACCATCTCAGCATCATTGCTAATTTAATCTCCCTCCCCCTCTATTAGCGCCACAGGGGGCTGACCAGAGCAGGCGGCGCCCAGGCTAATCAGATCACTAGTTTGTCTGAACATTACGCTTAGCAGGAACTCGATGGGATGTAGTGGGTCAGACCGGGGGCAGATTAAATCTTCCACCAGCTAGCTCTCAGGACCAGCCAGGGGAGGGACCTGGAAGCAACAATGAAAACATGGACCTCAGCTTGGAGGGGTGATGGGGAACGGTCTGGGAAACTGTCAGGCAAGGTTGCTGGAATTGAGGGCTCTGCGAGGGTGTGATTGGATGCGAAGGAGAATTTCCCGGCATACGAAGCAGTGCTTCTCATCTGACCTGTTCACTCACCACTTCTCAGAACACTTCACGCAGTGAGCTGTGGCAAAGAGTGTAGTGAACAGCAAATCGGGAGACTGGGGGCTTTACCTACTTGTTTCCTCACTCACTGGGTGTCTTGGCGAGCTCCCTCACCTCCCTGGGTATCACATTCCTCAACTGGGGGTAATGATCCCAACCCTACTGACCCCTCAAAATTTTGATGAGGgccaaatgaaatttaaaataaagaagttttaGTGAGCATGTATTATTTGTCAAGCACTGCTCGAAGGAGGTACTGTTCTTAGCCCTTtgcatgtattaattcatttaatttcttcaacGGCCCTATGAGGAAGGTACCACCATAATTTTATGgaacagatagggaaactgagacagagaggacaaacctttcccaaggtcacacagcacatcaGTGGCCACTCCCGGTCTATAAAATCAAGCTCCCCAGCCTGGCTCCGTCAGCTGgaggttctcttttctttttttttttaatttatttatttatttttggctgtgttgggtcttcgtttctgttcgagggctttctctagttgtggcaagcggggggccactcttcatcgcggtgcacgggcctctcactatcgcggcctctcttgttgcagagcgcaggctccagacgcgcaggctcagtagttgtggctcacaggcccagttgctccgcggcatgtgggatcctcccggaccggggcacgaacccgtgtcccctgcatcggcaggcggactctcaaccgctgcgccaccagggaagcccagctggaGGTTCTCTTCACCTCATCCTGAGCCCTGGCTCTCAGCAGGTAGGAGAGGGTAAGCATCCTTCCCGTTCCACGATGCTCCTCTCAGGCCATTGTTCCGCCATCTGCGTGTAAATTCTCCTCCTCTTCAGCTACTCAGGCCACCAGGTGCCTCTGCcgtcctcctcccctcctggttGCTGTCATCTAACGGCCTCCTACATATGTCACTGGAGACTCAGACACAGGCTCATAGTCTTTCTTCTCCCCCAAAGCCAGACCATCACCTTGGGTGACTTCAGTGTCCAGGAGGGCAACCCAGCCGTAAGTTTACCTACCAGTCACAGTTCAGTTAGGGAAGCAGAGTCATGATGGGCGTGAAGGGAGATTAGACCTCACAACATGGTGGGAGATGCTGGGCAGTGAAGTCTAGAAGGGAGAGTTGGAGGGTCAGAGCAAGGGTTCCTAAAGCGTTTCCCCAAAGCGCTGGTATGATGAACAAGTGAGAGCTTACAGGAAAATTGGAGAAGCTAAGTGTGTTTAGCTGCTTCGGTCAGCAAAGAAGGCGAGGCTGTGGAGAAGTCTATGGAAGCTGCTGCCTCTGTGTTCTATCACTAAGCATCTGATGGTGGGCCTGAGGCCCCGGGCCACTGCTGGGAAGAAGAGCTGGGTGTAGAACAGAGGAAAGCAAGGACAAACTGGAACATTCTATGCACCTCTGcctccatctgtcaccatatatgGCCATGAAGACTTTCAGGAAGCAACGGGCTCTTCTTCACACATCAGCCTTCTCATCACCAGGGACCTTCCCCTCCTCCCGTCTTCAGCCACCCCTTCCATAGTCATAACCCAAATGTACTCATTCTCTGAAATTCCTCATGTAGTCATCACGCAATATGGCCACAGCCCCTTCAGTTGTTCTCACTGAGGTCACTAACCACCCCcttgtcattcattcaacaaacattcattgagctCCCCACTGTGTGTCAGCCACTGTGTTAGATGCTGGGACACAGTGGTGAACAAAGACAGATCAGAACATGCTCTCATGATCTTCCAGTCTGGTCGGGGTGATGGGTTTTGATTCTACTATAGtcccacaaataaataaagaattgtAATGGAGAAAAACACTCTGAAGGAGAGGTAAGGACATGGTGCAATGAAAGAGTAGCTGGGCGAATTTCTCTGAATCGGGGacgtcagggaaggcttccctcaAGAAGTGATGGTTGCACTGAGACGCTGTATTAGAAGTTAactagggactttcctggcggtccagtggttaggactccgagcttccactgcagggggcacaggttcaatccctagtcggggaagatcccgcaagccacacaatgtgaaaaaaaaaaaaggttaactaggcaaggatgagagagaaagatttccaacaaacaatgTCTGCAAAAGCCTTGTAGCGAGAGAAACCAGGATTCCCTAGTGTCCCACTCACTCCTCAACTCACTCCAACCTGGTTTCCTTCTCTATCATGCCACCAATTTCTGTTAAGGTCACCAAGGTTCACTTTGTCACTAAAATAAGCTTTGTAGAGAAGGAATTATATTCCAGGAGAGGGTGGATGGCTAGGTTAGCATCCTCAAGGTAGACGCAGCAGCAGGACCTGGggggtgaatgggattgtttggAAGATATTAGAAGACAGGGATTGAACTGATGCATAATGAGGACTCAGATGAATTGGGAAAGCAAAGAGCCAGGAGAGGCTGATGAACTGTGAGACgggcagagagaagagcatggACAAAGAGAGTGTGTGTGGCCCACGTGAGGACCTGAGCGGCCGGAGTGTGgatgggaggctggggagagaggtaAGGGACAGGACCTGGGTCATGAGTGACTTTGTAGCTCGTGCTAAGGAGTTTGCACTATATCCTGATGGCCACGGAACCCATCGGGGCTGGGAAAGATCCTCAAGTCGGATTTGGACACAGTGAGTGGGTGCTGGCCGTGGGGATGTTCGTGTGCAGATGCCCACCTTACTATGGAGGAAAGGTCGGGAGTAGAGGCAGAGCCATTGGCTTTGTCTGCGCACAAGTGGTAATTCAAGTCCCGAGTGTGGATGAGCTTGATGGAGAGGGAGTGTGGACAGAGAAACGGCCAGGAGCCCAAAACAGAGCCCTGAGGGACAAAGAATTTTACACAGGAAACTTGGAGTGGACTGAGGTCAGAGGAAAGCCAGGAGAGGTGGTGTCCTGGAAGCCCGTGGAAGAGACCCTTTCAGAAGAGGAGCGATGGGCCAGAGCTGTCAAGAGGCCCCAGAAGATGAGAACCTCTTTGAATCTAAATCCCGGGCCCAATATCCAGTGCCCAGCCATGTCCCTGGCACAGCAGAGGCACTCAAGGTTTGTGGAAGGAAGGAGTTGATGCTTAAGTGTTTCGGTAACAAACTGCACAGGCAGCAGTCCTTCACATGTTTGTTTACTACGGGGCACCCCTAGGGCTGAATGATTCGAGCCACTGAAATCAGCACGCTGGTGCCAGTCTTATGGCCCACGCTTTCTTTCTCCTTGCTAGCCAGCGGGAGCCATCTGCCTTCCGGAAGGAGCCCCTAGAAGCAAGGCCCGGCCCTGGGGCCCTGAGATTGCTCCCATAGGCAGGCATCCTGGAGCTTCTCGGGATGTCTGATCGATCCCATGGGTGGGGTCAGAGTAGAGGATCCAAGAGCCTAGAGAGGAGCGAAACGGGGACCAAGACCCATGAAAATCTCTGTCTGGGCGAGGGGTTCCCTGGAACTGGTTGGGGGCTTCCTTCGAGGAAGGCACTGCAAAGCCTGGGACTCCTGAGACGCAGGGCCCAGGAGGAGGGGTCTGGCTTGCTGGGGTTTAAGGGCAGTCCCCAAAGCTGGAACTGGAAGGGGAAAGTCGTTCTGTGACTCTGTGTAGGGAAGGATCACCAAGAGATGGTCAGGGAGGGACTGCGGGTACAAGCATGCAccttcacccccaccccaatcccaGAGTCAAGGGCAGAGCAGCCTGCAGTGCGCAGACTGACCGTAGGGTGGCGGGCGCGTGCAGCGCAGCCCCGCGGCGGAGCCCGGGCGCTCCCGCCCAGCCCTCCCGCGCTTGGCCGCCGCGTTTGTATTCCGAATGCGAGCCGCCACCGCGTGAATTATTAAAGCCCTGACTCCGAGCTCATCTCGCCCTATGCGGAGCTGGCTCAGCGCAGCGGGAGAAGCCGGCCTCTGGCTAAGCCGCGGTCCCCCGGGTTCGAGCTGGAAGGCCTTGGAGGTCACCTGGGCCCACCCT contains these protein-coding regions:
- the LOC101320088 gene encoding LOW QUALITY PROTEIN: nondiscriminating glutamyl-tRNA synthetase EARS2, mitochondrial-like (The sequence of the model RefSeq protein was modified relative to this genomic sequence to represent the inferred CDS: inserted 2 bases in 2 codons; deleted 2 bases in 1 codon), whose amino-acid sequence is MPREAHVCNSILKRLLHPRRPPVALGHPLGRGEASLGTDSRAAVRVRSAPSPTSFLHQGGLHTALYNYVFAKKHLRLEDMDQTCLVLGEAENIEDMLEWAGVPPDKSPRRGGPAGPYLESQRLALYTHATEALLKREALRNHQTRQYGNRCRSLSQAQVAQKLAKDPKHASHFRPEXETPAFQDLVYGWNXAKVASMEGDPVILKSDGFPTYHMACVVIDHHTGISHLLRGSEWLVSTSKHLLLYQALGWQPPRFAHLPLLLNRGGSTLSKRQGDIRCRRLPADALLDIITNCGSGFAENQMGRILPELITQFNLTRITCHSALLDPEKLPEFNRLHLRQLVSDETQRRQLVGKLQALAEEAFGSQLQDSRVLDAAYMERIILLGQGHICRLQDSVSPAHSYPWTRPAVGRAQLGVISERVDVIAKHVPGPLEGSGGNLTQDMLNGELEKLPESLEGTKHSNAMKLQRKCGNEYRRCFPGGEKVCRTAEVAVGTVVAGPALRQGEQGAWTPSEARGRNQEWAQSLWVHRCIYGATPGMS